Proteins from a genomic interval of Leifsonia shinshuensis:
- the rsmG gene encoding 16S rRNA (guanine(527)-N(7))-methyltransferase RsmG: MTDSVETEPAVASQLFGERLDVARAFTANLIAQGEERGLIGPLELPRIWSRHILNCAIVAPLLRPGLVGDVGSGAGLPGLVLAIARPDVEFVLIEPMERRVAWLTEQVEELGLGNVTVVRDRAEDVRLARQLDQVTARAVSAFRKLIPLTAPLLRDGGELVLMKGAGAAAEVDAAAKELRKFKVHDVEVLTLGEGVLEDITRVIRAQVR, encoded by the coding sequence GTGACTGATTCCGTCGAGACCGAACCCGCGGTCGCCTCGCAGCTCTTCGGTGAGCGCCTCGATGTCGCGCGCGCGTTCACTGCCAACCTCATCGCGCAGGGTGAAGAGCGTGGCCTGATCGGCCCCCTCGAACTCCCCCGCATCTGGTCGCGCCACATCCTGAATTGCGCGATCGTCGCGCCCCTGCTGCGGCCGGGGCTCGTCGGCGATGTCGGGAGTGGTGCCGGATTGCCGGGACTGGTGCTGGCGATCGCACGGCCCGACGTCGAGTTTGTGCTGATCGAGCCGATGGAACGCCGCGTCGCCTGGCTGACCGAACAGGTGGAAGAACTCGGCCTCGGGAATGTCACCGTCGTCCGCGATCGGGCCGAGGATGTCCGGCTCGCCCGGCAGCTGGACCAGGTGACCGCACGCGCAGTGAGCGCCTTCCGGAAGCTGATTCCGCTGACCGCTCCCCTCCTCCGCGACGGCGGCGAACTGGTGCTGATGAAGGGCGCTGGCGCGGCGGCGGAGGTCGACGCAGCGGCCAAGGAACTGCGGAAGTTCAAGGTCCATGACGTCGAGGTGCTCACGCTCGGAGAGGGCGTCTTGGAGGACATCACCCGGGTGATCCGGGCACAGGTTCGCTGA
- the rpmH gene encoding 50S ribosomal protein L34, whose product MSKRTFQPNNRKRAKTHGFRLRMRTRAGRAILSARRAKGREKLSA is encoded by the coding sequence ATGAGCAAGAGAACGTTCCAGCCGAACAACCGCAAGCGCGCCAAGACCCACGGCTTCCGCCTCCGCATGCGCACGCGTGCGGGCCGCGCTATCCTCTCGGCGCGCCGCGCCAAGGGTCGCGAGAAGCTCTCGGCCTGA
- the dnaN gene encoding DNA polymerase III subunit beta: protein MKFQANRDVFSEAVSFAVKLLPQRTTLPILSGVLIETTDTGLQLSSFDYEVSAQTEIAAEVEEPGRVLVSGRLLAEIAAKLPNAPVRFSTEESKIVVRAGSANFTLLSMPVEEYPSIPQVGGEAGLVPAEEFAEAVAQVGVAASRDDVTPVITGVQLEVGNNTLGLVATDRYRVAVREIDWDNGTTSGEPQTALVPARTLTEIGKTFGHSGTVSISITNRDDRELIAFTADKKTVTSLLIKGNFPPVRRLFPEQVDNYAVINTAELIEATRRVSLVLEREAALRYTFTADGLTLEAIGSEQAQASESIDALLTGQETVVSLKPQFLLDGLGAVHSEFVRISFTKTENPNKPGPVLITSQTSKDQSGSDSYKYLLQPNLLLR from the coding sequence GTGAAGTTCCAAGCCAATCGGGATGTCTTCAGTGAGGCCGTCTCCTTCGCCGTGAAGCTTCTTCCGCAGCGGACCACCCTCCCCATCCTGAGCGGCGTGCTGATCGAGACGACCGACACCGGCTTGCAGCTCTCGTCGTTCGACTACGAGGTCTCCGCGCAGACCGAGATCGCGGCCGAGGTCGAGGAGCCGGGGCGCGTCCTCGTCTCCGGGCGCCTCCTCGCGGAGATCGCGGCCAAGCTGCCGAACGCGCCCGTGCGGTTCTCGACGGAGGAGTCCAAGATCGTGGTCCGCGCTGGATCCGCGAACTTCACGCTGCTCTCCATGCCGGTCGAGGAATACCCGAGCATCCCGCAGGTCGGCGGGGAGGCCGGGCTCGTCCCCGCCGAGGAATTCGCCGAGGCTGTCGCCCAGGTGGGCGTCGCCGCGTCGCGCGACGACGTCACCCCGGTCATCACCGGTGTCCAGCTCGAGGTCGGGAACAACACGCTCGGCCTCGTCGCGACCGACCGCTACCGCGTCGCGGTCCGCGAGATCGACTGGGACAACGGGACCACCTCCGGCGAGCCGCAGACCGCGCTGGTCCCCGCGCGCACGCTCACCGAGATCGGCAAGACCTTCGGCCACTCCGGCACGGTGTCGATCTCCATCACCAACCGCGACGACCGCGAGCTGATCGCGTTCACGGCCGACAAGAAGACCGTCACGTCGCTGCTCATCAAGGGCAACTTCCCGCCCGTCCGCCGGCTCTTCCCCGAGCAGGTCGACAACTACGCGGTCATCAACACCGCCGAGCTGATCGAGGCCACCCGCCGCGTGTCGCTCGTCCTGGAGCGCGAGGCAGCGCTCCGCTACACCTTCACCGCCGACGGGCTGACGCTGGAAGCGATCGGCTCGGAGCAGGCGCAAGCATCCGAGAGCATCGACGCTCTCCTCACTGGCCAGGAGACGGTGGTTTCATTGAAGCCGCAGTTCCTGCTCGATGGTCTCGGTGCCGTGCACTCGGAATTCGTGCGCATCTCCTTCACCAAGACCGAGAACCCCAACAAGCCGGGTCCGGTGCTCATCACGAGTCAGACCTCGAAGGATCAGTCCGGTTCGGACTCCTACAAGTACCTGCTGCAGCCCAACCTGCTGCTGCGCTAG
- a CDS encoding AAA family ATPase has product MKQPDQDAPAEVGEATFDASTPLAREIQDLARRRQAIASTTLPLPARTRIFTISNQKGGVGKTTTVVNLAAALAKSGARVLAIDLDPQGNASTALSVEHREGTPSVYDVIVNDKELEDVIQKSPEFDGLFVVPATIDLAGAEIELVSMVAREQRLSRALGRFLDEYDIDYVLIDCPPSLGLLTINAFVAATEVLIPIQCEYYALEGLSQLLKNIQLIERHLNPKLRVSTILLTMYDSRTNLAHQVAEDVRQHFPDEVLDTIIPRSVRISEAPSYGQSVISYDANSSGSLSYLEAAAEIARRGVPR; this is encoded by the coding sequence GTGAAACAACCCGATCAGGATGCTCCTGCTGAAGTGGGTGAAGCGACATTCGATGCGTCGACCCCACTTGCGCGGGAGATTCAAGATCTGGCCAGGAGGAGACAAGCCATCGCGTCCACGACCCTGCCACTGCCGGCCCGAACGAGGATCTTCACGATCTCCAATCAGAAGGGCGGTGTCGGCAAGACCACCACGGTCGTGAACCTCGCTGCAGCGTTGGCGAAATCCGGTGCGCGCGTGCTTGCGATCGACCTGGATCCGCAGGGGAACGCGTCCACCGCACTCAGCGTCGAGCATCGGGAGGGCACTCCAAGCGTCTACGACGTCATCGTCAACGACAAAGAGCTCGAAGACGTCATCCAGAAGAGCCCCGAGTTCGATGGACTCTTCGTGGTTCCGGCCACCATCGACCTCGCCGGCGCCGAGATCGAGCTCGTCTCCATGGTCGCGCGCGAGCAGCGGCTGTCCCGGGCGCTCGGCCGGTTCCTCGACGAATACGACATCGACTACGTGCTCATCGACTGCCCGCCGTCGCTCGGGCTGCTCACCATCAACGCGTTCGTCGCCGCCACTGAGGTGCTCATCCCGATCCAGTGCGAGTACTACGCGCTGGAGGGTCTGAGCCAGTTGCTGAAGAACATCCAGCTCATCGAGCGTCACCTGAACCCGAAACTGCGCGTCTCGACGATCCTTCTCACCATGTACGACTCGCGCACGAACCTCGCCCACCAGGTGGCCGAGGACGTTCGCCAACACTTCCCCGACGAGGTGCTCGACACGATCATTCCGCGGTCCGTACGGATCTCGGAGGCGCCGAGTTACGGACAAAGCGTCATCAGTTATGACGCCAACTCGTCTGGCTCGCTCTCGTACCTCGAAGCGGCCGCAGAAATCGCACGAAGAGGAGTACCCCGCTAA
- the yidD gene encoding membrane protein insertion efficiency factor YidD — translation MNTAIAAVLLAPRNAAVLVLRAYRAVISPLYGDVCRYYPSCSAYALQAIQEHGVIVGSALGIRRIARCHPWAAGGVDDVPLKKKRRYRVTPFGFVVATSQGKA, via the coding sequence ATGAACACCGCGATCGCAGCTGTGCTCCTCGCTCCGAGGAACGCTGCCGTGTTGGTGCTCCGGGCCTACCGCGCTGTGATCTCTCCACTGTACGGCGACGTCTGCCGCTACTACCCCTCGTGCTCCGCCTACGCGCTCCAGGCGATTCAGGAGCACGGAGTGATCGTCGGGAGCGCGCTCGGGATCCGCAGGATCGCCCGCTGCCACCCGTGGGCAGCCGGAGGGGTCGATGACGTCCCCCTCAAGAAGAAGCGCCGCTACCGGGTCACTCCGTTCGGATTCGTCGTCGCCACCAGCCAGGGAAAGGCCTAG
- the rnpA gene encoding ribonuclease P protein component gives MLAKNHRITRGAEYRATVRRGARFNGASTVAYVRFNRDSDVVRFGFIVSKAVGNAVVRNRVRRRLKAAAYDLLPRLAPAAIDGAGIDVVIRALPASAHLTWANLHGEVSGAADRFLSRHTTRPRDLGPRGTSEGNVRP, from the coding sequence GTGCTCGCGAAGAACCATCGCATCACGCGGGGCGCGGAGTACCGGGCGACGGTCCGACGAGGTGCTCGCTTCAATGGAGCGAGCACCGTCGCGTACGTCCGGTTCAACCGCGACTCCGACGTGGTGCGCTTCGGATTCATCGTGAGCAAGGCCGTCGGCAACGCGGTCGTGCGCAATCGCGTGCGACGTCGGCTCAAGGCCGCGGCCTACGACCTCCTCCCCCGGCTCGCGCCGGCGGCAATCGACGGCGCCGGAATCGACGTGGTCATCCGGGCATTGCCAGCGTCCGCTCACCTGACGTGGGCTAACCTGCACGGTGAGGTCTCGGGTGCCGCCGACCGGTTCCTCAGCCGCCACACCACCCGTCCGCGCGACCTCGGTCCGCGCGGCACCAGCGAAGGCAACGTCCGTCCATGA
- the gnd gene encoding phosphogluconate dehydrogenase (NAD(+)-dependent, decarboxylating), which yields MHIGLIGLGRMGNNMRARLEKKGIEVTGYDTNPEVSDVATLADLVAALAAPRTVWVMVPAGQITDSVITDLEPLLEKGDLVIDGGNSKFTEDFKHAEQLAPKGIDFMDAGVSGGIWGLENGYGLMVGGSKEQVERVMPVFDALRPEGPRDEGFVHVGEVGAGHYAKMVHNGIEYALMQAYAEGYELLDTRKDIIKDVTGTFKAWQRGTVVRSWLLDLLVRALEQDPEFEHIEGFVQDSGEGRWTVEEALNNAVPVPTISASIFARFVSRQEDSPAMKAVAALRNQFGGHAVKAVD from the coding sequence ATGCACATCGGCCTCATCGGTCTCGGACGCATGGGCAACAACATGCGTGCTCGCCTGGAGAAGAAGGGCATCGAGGTCACCGGCTACGACACCAATCCCGAGGTGTCGGATGTGGCCACCCTCGCCGACCTCGTCGCCGCGCTCGCCGCTCCGCGCACCGTGTGGGTCATGGTGCCGGCCGGCCAGATCACCGACTCGGTCATCACCGACCTGGAACCGCTGCTCGAGAAGGGCGACCTGGTCATCGACGGGGGCAACTCCAAGTTCACCGAGGACTTCAAGCACGCCGAGCAGCTGGCGCCCAAGGGCATCGACTTCATGGACGCCGGCGTCTCCGGTGGAATCTGGGGCCTCGAGAACGGCTACGGCCTGATGGTCGGCGGCTCCAAGGAGCAGGTCGAGCGGGTCATGCCGGTCTTCGACGCGCTGCGCCCGGAGGGTCCGCGCGACGAGGGCTTCGTCCACGTCGGGGAGGTCGGCGCCGGCCACTACGCGAAGATGGTGCACAACGGCATCGAGTACGCGCTCATGCAGGCGTACGCCGAGGGCTACGAGCTCCTCGACACCCGGAAGGACATCATCAAGGACGTCACCGGGACGTTCAAGGCGTGGCAGCGCGGCACGGTCGTCCGCTCCTGGCTGCTCGACCTCCTGGTGCGCGCCCTCGAGCAGGACCCGGAGTTCGAGCACATCGAGGGCTTCGTGCAGGACTCGGGCGAGGGCCGCTGGACCGTCGAGGAGGCGCTCAACAACGCCGTCCCCGTGCCGACCATCAGCGCGTCGATCTTCGCCCGCTTCGTCTCGCGCCAGGAGGACTCGCCTGCGATGAAGGCGGTCGCCGCCCTGCGCAACCAGTTCGGCGGCCACGCCGTGAAGGCCGTGGACTAA
- the recF gene encoding DNA replication/repair protein RecF (All proteins in this family for which functions are known are DNA-binding proteins that assist the filamentation of RecA onto DNA for the initiation of recombination or recombinational repair.), translating into MRVTHLSLTDFRNYRTADVPFAAGANLFVGRNGQGKTNLVESLGYLSTLGSHRVSSDQAMIRKDAESAIVRARIEHDGRELLVEVQLNRSSPNRAQVNRGAIKPRELPRYFSSVLFAPEDLALVRGEPGIRRRFLDQLLIQRNPRFSAVIADYERVLKQRNTLLKSARASRVKADQLGTLDIWDERLVALGSELLDARLDLVARLSDPLVAAYRSVAGDDHHPRLLPQLTIRGAHVDDEDDEDDTAVTTSAGDTAEVFRGALAAVRPKELERGLTLVGPHRDDVLFELNGLPAKGYASHGESWSFALALKLASAELLRRESSTGDPVLILDDVFAELDQARRRMLATAVAGYEQVLITAAVYDDVPETLTAHTVRIEAGTIVGS; encoded by the coding sequence TTGAGAGTTACGCATCTTTCCCTGACCGATTTCCGCAACTATCGCACCGCGGATGTCCCGTTCGCGGCCGGCGCCAATCTGTTCGTCGGCCGCAACGGTCAGGGGAAGACCAACCTCGTCGAATCGCTCGGCTACCTGAGCACCCTCGGGTCGCATCGGGTGTCGAGCGATCAGGCGATGATCCGCAAGGATGCCGAGTCGGCGATCGTCCGGGCGCGCATCGAGCACGACGGTCGCGAGCTCCTCGTGGAGGTGCAGCTCAACCGGTCCTCGCCCAACCGGGCGCAGGTGAACCGCGGCGCGATCAAGCCCCGCGAGCTGCCGCGCTACTTCTCCAGCGTCCTGTTCGCTCCGGAGGACCTCGCGCTCGTCCGGGGTGAGCCGGGGATCCGCCGGCGCTTCCTCGATCAGCTGCTGATCCAGCGGAACCCGCGCTTCTCGGCCGTCATCGCCGACTACGAGCGCGTGCTCAAGCAGCGCAACACCCTGCTCAAGTCGGCTCGCGCCTCGCGGGTGAAGGCCGATCAGCTCGGCACCCTCGACATCTGGGACGAACGGCTGGTCGCGCTCGGCTCGGAGCTCCTGGACGCGCGCCTCGATCTGGTCGCGCGGCTGAGCGATCCGCTGGTCGCGGCCTACCGGTCGGTCGCGGGCGACGACCACCACCCCCGGCTCCTGCCGCAGCTCACCATCCGCGGCGCGCACGTCGACGACGAGGACGATGAGGACGACACCGCTGTAACCACCTCAGCCGGTGACACTGCCGAGGTGTTCCGCGGCGCCCTGGCGGCCGTGCGCCCGAAGGAGCTGGAGCGCGGGCTCACCCTGGTCGGGCCGCATCGCGACGACGTGCTCTTCGAGCTCAACGGGCTGCCGGCCAAGGGGTACGCCAGCCACGGCGAGTCCTGGTCGTTCGCGCTCGCGCTCAAGCTCGCCTCCGCCGAGCTGCTGCGTCGTGAGTCCTCCACCGGCGACCCTGTGCTCATCCTCGACGACGTCTTCGCCGAACTCGATCAGGCCCGCAGGCGCATGCTTGCAACCGCCGTAGCCGGTTACGAGCAGGTGCTCATCACCGCCGCCGTCTACGACGACGTCCCCGAGACCCTCACCGCCCACACCGTGCGGATCGAGGCCGGGACTATCGTGGGATCGTGA
- a CDS encoding protein jag, with amino-acid sequence MTDVQTEFTPSDEEAVHSPITTDVEGETASAAPADLDREGDIAADYIEELLDIADIDGDIDIDTRNGRAYISVNAEEGTNLRLLSKPETVAALQELTRLAVQNQTGGFSRLILDIAGSRDARQAELATLVDRAIARLEEGSSEASLPAMSSYERKLVHDIVSERGYVSNSRGEGRDRHTVITAA; translated from the coding sequence ATGACCGACGTGCAGACCGAGTTCACGCCTTCCGACGAGGAAGCCGTCCACTCCCCCATCACCACCGATGTCGAGGGCGAGACGGCGTCGGCGGCCCCCGCCGACCTCGACCGCGAGGGCGACATCGCCGCGGACTACATCGAAGAGCTGCTCGACATCGCCGACATCGACGGTGACATCGACATCGACACTCGCAACGGCCGTGCTTACATCTCGGTGAACGCCGAAGAGGGCACGAACCTGCGTCTGCTGTCGAAGCCGGAGACGGTCGCGGCGCTGCAGGAGCTCACCCGGCTCGCGGTCCAGAACCAGACCGGTGGCTTCTCGCGTCTCATCCTCGACATCGCCGGCTCGCGCGACGCGCGCCAGGCGGAGCTGGCCACCCTAGTCGACCGGGCGATCGCCCGCCTCGAGGAGGGCTCGTCGGAGGCGTCGCTTCCCGCGATGTCGTCGTACGAGCGCAAGCTGGTGCACGACATCGTGTCCGAGCGCGGCTACGTGTCCAACTCCCGCGGCGAGGGTCGTGACCGCCACACGGTCATCACCGCCGCGTAG
- a CDS encoding DUF721 domain-containing protein, with amino-acid sequence MKELFTGTPSRSRRARREQDDPSASKPFGAGRDPRGLGDVVDALAQQLGWTAPLAKSDLLEGWEQLAGEETAKHAVPDQIADGVLVVRCESTAWATQLRMMRSELLARIGERFPDADIQSIRFQGPDAPSWKRGPRSIPGRGPRDTYG; translated from the coding sequence ATGAAGGAGCTCTTCACGGGCACCCCCTCCCGCAGCCGTCGCGCCCGCCGCGAGCAGGACGACCCGTCCGCGTCGAAGCCCTTCGGGGCCGGTCGCGACCCGCGCGGCCTCGGCGACGTGGTCGACGCGCTCGCCCAGCAGCTCGGCTGGACCGCGCCGCTGGCGAAGTCCGACCTGCTGGAGGGCTGGGAGCAGCTCGCCGGCGAGGAGACCGCGAAGCACGCCGTCCCCGACCAGATCGCCGACGGCGTCCTGGTGGTGCGCTGCGAGTCCACGGCGTGGGCGACGCAGCTGCGGATGATGCGGTCGGAGCTCCTGGCGCGCATCGGCGAACGCTTCCCCGACGCCGACATCCAGTCGATCCGTTTTCAAGGGCCGGACGCCCCCTCCTGGAAACGCGGTCCCAGGTCGATTCCAGGGCGCGGTCCGCGCGATACTTACGGCTGA
- the yidC gene encoding membrane protein insertase YidC produces the protein MDIIGTILWPIKWVVELILVAWHWVFSAIGMDPAAGITWVLSIVGLTVVVRAALIPIFVRQIKNQRRMLEIAPQLKKIQDKYKGKKDQFSREAMSRETMELYKKTGTNPLSSCLPLLLQMPVFFALFQVLNGAQSGKAGVGPLNATLAEQFGSATLFGVAPLHQSFQGAMNAHPQQVAVMVIAAVMVVLMTGSQFLTQLQIVSKNMSPETKASPQFKQQRILLYLLPFVFLFSGFAFPLGVMFYWLTSNLWTMGQQFLVIRNMPTPGSDAAIAREARLARKGKLVQDGAVVLQVNEVPQKPVTTQRTQPVSKNRAKKQAGKK, from the coding sequence ATGGACATCATCGGTACCATCCTCTGGCCCATCAAATGGGTCGTGGAGCTCATCCTCGTCGCCTGGCACTGGGTGTTCAGCGCCATCGGAATGGACCCGGCGGCGGGTATCACCTGGGTGCTGTCCATCGTCGGTCTGACGGTCGTCGTGCGTGCGGCCCTCATCCCGATCTTCGTCCGGCAGATCAAGAACCAGCGACGCATGCTGGAGATCGCGCCGCAGCTGAAGAAGATCCAGGACAAGTACAAGGGCAAGAAGGACCAGTTCTCCCGCGAGGCGATGTCGCGCGAGACCATGGAGCTCTACAAGAAGACGGGCACCAACCCGCTGAGCTCGTGCCTCCCGCTGCTGCTGCAGATGCCGGTGTTCTTCGCCCTGTTCCAGGTGCTGAACGGAGCCCAGAGCGGCAAGGCCGGCGTCGGTCCGCTGAATGCGACACTCGCCGAGCAGTTCGGCAGTGCGACGCTGTTCGGTGTCGCCCCGCTGCACCAGAGCTTCCAGGGCGCGATGAACGCCCACCCGCAGCAGGTCGCCGTCATGGTGATCGCCGCGGTGATGGTCGTGCTCATGACCGGGTCGCAGTTCCTGACCCAGCTCCAGATCGTCTCCAAGAACATGTCGCCGGAGACCAAGGCGAGCCCGCAGTTCAAGCAGCAGCGCATCCTGCTGTACCTGCTCCCCTTCGTGTTCCTGTTCTCGGGCTTCGCCTTCCCGCTCGGCGTCATGTTCTACTGGCTGACCTCCAACCTGTGGACGATGGGACAGCAGTTCCTCGTCATCCGCAACATGCCGACGCCGGGGTCCGACGCGGCCATCGCCCGTGAGGCCCGCCTGGCCCGCAAGGGCAAGCTCGTGCAGGACGGCGCCGTCGTTCTGCAGGTGAACGAAGTGCCGCAGAAGCCGGTGACGACGCAGCGCACGCAGCCGGTGAGCAAGAACCGCGCGAAGAAGCAGGCCGGAAAGAAGTAG
- the dnaA gene encoding chromosomal replication initiator protein DnaA, whose protein sequence is MAGGEESISAAWQNVLDNLETDDRITPQLHGFLSLVEPKGIMAGTFYLEVPNEFTRGMIEQRSRVPLLNAIGNLDQALEVNTFAIVVNPEIQQESMAGPSEPEPAPYLEAVAPMVAPPTEITAPPRNGDTRLNSKYSFDNFVIGQSNRFAHAAAVAVAEAPAKAYNPLFIYGDSGLGKTHLLHAIGHYAMSLYPGIRVRYVSSEEFTNDFINSIANNRGSSFQARYRNIDILLIDDIQFLQRAVETQEAFFHTFNTLHDHNKQVVITSDLPPKHLTGFEDRMRSRFEWGLITDVQVPDLETRIAILRKKAQSEKILVPDDILEFMASKVSSNIRELEGTLIRVTAFASLNRTPVDMPLVQTVLKDLITLDDDNVIAPTDIITNTAEYFKLSVDDLYGSSRSQAVATARQIAMYLCRELTNLSLPKIGQLFGGRDHTTVMYANKKISELMKERRSIYNQVTELTSRIKQNHRYGK, encoded by the coding sequence ATGGCAGGCGGCGAAGAGTCCATTTCTGCGGCATGGCAGAACGTGCTCGACAATCTCGAGACGGACGACCGCATCACCCCGCAGTTGCACGGCTTCCTCAGCCTGGTCGAGCCCAAGGGCATCATGGCCGGCACGTTCTACCTCGAAGTGCCCAACGAGTTCACGCGCGGGATGATCGAGCAGCGCAGCCGGGTCCCGCTCCTCAACGCGATCGGCAACCTCGACCAGGCGCTCGAGGTGAACACCTTCGCGATCGTGGTCAACCCCGAGATCCAGCAGGAGTCGATGGCCGGCCCGTCCGAGCCGGAGCCCGCCCCGTATCTGGAGGCCGTCGCGCCCATGGTGGCGCCGCCGACCGAGATCACGGCGCCCCCGCGCAACGGCGACACCCGCCTCAACTCCAAGTACAGCTTCGACAACTTCGTCATCGGCCAGTCCAACCGCTTCGCCCACGCCGCTGCCGTCGCCGTGGCGGAGGCCCCGGCCAAGGCGTACAACCCGCTCTTCATCTACGGCGACTCCGGGCTGGGGAAGACGCACCTCCTGCACGCCATCGGCCACTACGCGATGAGCCTGTACCCGGGCATCCGCGTCCGCTACGTGTCGAGCGAGGAGTTCACGAACGACTTCATCAACTCGATCGCCAACAACCGCGGCTCCTCGTTCCAGGCGCGCTACCGGAACATCGACATCCTCCTGATCGACGACATCCAGTTCCTGCAGCGGGCGGTCGAGACGCAGGAGGCGTTCTTCCACACCTTCAACACCCTCCACGACCACAACAAGCAGGTGGTCATCACCAGCGACCTCCCGCCGAAGCACCTGACCGGCTTCGAGGACCGGATGCGGTCGCGGTTCGAGTGGGGCCTGATCACCGACGTCCAGGTTCCGGACCTCGAGACCCGCATCGCGATCCTCCGCAAGAAGGCGCAGAGCGAGAAGATCCTCGTCCCCGACGACATCCTCGAGTTCATGGCGTCGAAGGTCTCCAGCAACATCCGCGAGCTGGAAGGGACCCTCATCCGGGTCACCGCGTTCGCGAGCCTCAACCGCACCCCGGTCGACATGCCGCTGGTGCAGACGGTGCTGAAGGACCTCATCACCCTCGACGACGACAACGTGATCGCGCCGACGGACATCATCACCAACACCGCGGAGTACTTCAAGCTCAGCGTCGACGACCTCTACGGGTCGAGCCGTTCGCAGGCCGTCGCCACCGCGCGCCAGATCGCGATGTACCTGTGCCGCGAGCTGACCAACCTCTCGCTCCCGAAGATCGGGCAGCTCTTCGGCGGCCGCGACCACACCACCGTGATGTACGCGAACAAGAAGATCAGCGAGCTCATGAAGGAGCGGCGCTCGATCTACAACCAGGTGACGGAGCTCACCAGCCGGATCAAGCAGAACCACCGCTACGGCAAGTAG